TAGCCTTCTTTCCCCTTTCTGGTCCAGTTGCATACAGAAAGATACCTTGCCTACTTTATGCCTTTAGTCTGACGGATTTCTTTAGATTAAGAATTTTCTATCATATACTAGAGTAACTTTCCATTTTAACCAGCTACTTCCTTGCTTATGTTGCTGTGACTGTGACTGACTGTCCCCTTCAGAGTCGGATTGTATGTGTTGCTGCTGGATTTGAGTGTGAAGGTGGACTAATATGATACATAGCTGTATAGGGTTAATAGTTTAACTGATAGAATTACTGTCATCCCAAGCATACCAGAAGAATACTGCTGCTTAATTTTCACTGTTTGGTTTTGGAGATGAGAAGCTGACAATAAACTTGCCATTATTTTACTGTTCTTTATAGCCAGAAGTGGGTTTCTTTGCAGGGAATAAAAACAGGGATTCCACATCCAATTCTGGCTACCGGAATAGAGAAACCTCACAATGTTACTTCCGCGCAACAGCTGATAGTTAAACAAGCTGAAAGGAAGCTGCTAGTGGGTAAATCTTTGTCAAAAGGTGTGCATGTAAATCCCTAGGTTGCCCTTTGTAAGGTTTTAGTTTACTTTCATGATTAAATGTGATTCCATTAAATACCTACTTGTACTCCTACTGCAAGTTCTCCAACTCTTTTGCTAACTAGGATTAGTGCCACTCATGTGCTAACTACATTCCTTGTTTATCTTTCTAGAGGGACATAGCCATAAAGTCACCTGGAAGTATAATACTATAAcggaaaacaatattaatataatagcTGGCGGCTGCTGATTTTATCCTTTATTATTTGAGTATATTTTAATCTTAGTAtatgatgaatgagattttaaCAACTAATGCCTTTTCCCATTTTATAGGGGTTATGTAGGTTGCAGCTCCATGTCTATCTAGGAAGTAAGCACTATGTCGGTCAGTTACTTCTTCTTTCCtccttcattctcttttattatTCTGCCATGTGCGTAGCCATATTCTGTTCTATGTGatagtttaaattataataaAGAATGGTGATGTCCGCGCTTCCAGTCCCACAATCTTTTAAGGGATTTTTAACTGCCAGACTAAAGATATGTTCCATTCTTTTTACATATATATTCGttctttttgttattttctCCTGTTATGTTCTATTTAAGCTTGAACTGTTATATTTTCTCACTTTTGTTTAGATTTTCACCATTCTTCAGTGTGGAGTTTAAACTTCAGATCTTAATAGTGATATGTTCTTCTAGGAAAACCTGTTGTAAACATAAGAGTGATTTTCTTCATAGCAAATTTTCCTCTTAAGGCATTTTTAGGAACATCATTTGAATGTGAAAAAGGTATTGAAAATAGTCAAAATTTCAGTGTAGGATATTCTGTAAAAATTTTAGTTACTCTGGGTTCAATTTTCCTTGTCATAAAGGAAAAGAGAACTGTCTAAGTTCAATTCTCCATGTGTTATCCCCTCTATCAATTTGTTTTGcgatttaattatgcaaaagtACAAAATGATGTGTGAGTTGATATTGAGGAAGGTAACTGTTACGACATTGTTAAGCATTAAGCTAAACAGAAGTAGCAATGAAAATTtgtgtattattattattattatcattgttattattgtGTACCGTTTGTCATATGTTTATAGGTTTAGAAATTCTTGTTTCAACCCAAGTTTTCTATGAACTCCGACTTTTTGCTATCTAAGATAAGCTAACCTCTTCTGAATATATCGTCTGTTGGACAGTTCGTATGGCTGGTGACATGGGTGAATGTGTATACTAACCAGAATCCTAAGATACTAAAAATATTAAAGAAtgtaaatacttgaaataaataCAAAGGCATGGCTAAAATAAAGTAAAAGGATGTAAAAGCTTATAACGAGTACTAAAAGTTACTAAGTAGATCTTTTGGTGTCTGTAGTACACGTACTAAAGGTAAATTAATGACCTGAAAATTTCAGAAGTGGACGCCTCTAAAAGTGTATGGGAGTTGTGAACCTTTTCTTCAGATACACCACTGATTGGTAACCATTTGATGAAATAATAATTGCATTAAGCTTACGTTGAGTTTGGtttattgattaatttaatcATCTTGAACTACTAGCTAGCAATTCTGTCTAAGATAAGCAGGTATAATGTAATATTTTAGTCCTACGAGCGGCCGACAAAAGAAGAGTTGGCCGTCAAAATTAAGATTTTGGTCATAGTTGCTGCTAATTGTCATTATGAGTTTCATCAATATAATATGTTGAGTAGACATAGTTAAGTAATCAAATGATTAGTGTCACTGCGGCACTGCCTCACAAGGTTAAAATATGTTGGAGCAGCTACAGCTCTTTTGCAAAAAGTCTGTTTAGCTGttattttatgttttctttGTAGGGGTCAAGAAAATGGCATGGAAATAGTGATAGGAATCCTGAATCCACGAACAATTTTTGAATTGATTTGGGCATTCAAGATAGTGTACACTGGCATCTTTACATGCATGACCATCTCATGCAAATTACTATGCAAACTATTTTGAATGCTTAATAATTCTAATTCTATGATCAGTTTACATAGGACACTTTCACGGTTTCACCTAATGAAATTATATACATGATATGATGAACTCCTAGGATTGCTGCAAATTTAAAAACAATGTTTGACACTTAACTACTACTCCATACAAAGCATAAGGTGAATTAATAagcctttttttttaatctttttccTTTATGGCATTGTAACTGCTCGTGGATGTTCTTTAAGGAACCAAATTGGATGAAATGGAGTTCAGGAGATGAATCCACTGCCCTTCAtcctcatcgtcttcttcaCCTGTCATTTGATTCCATTGTAAGTCTGGGAAGTTAGTCGGGTGTTCGATTTCATCATTCCTTGCAAATCGACCCCTGATTCTTGGCCTGCTGTCAGCTAATGTCTTCCTGCATGCGTACTGATGGCAAGCAGTGCAACCATGAAAAAGTTAGGAAAAAGATAAAGGACATGTTGTTATCATATTACAATCGATAATCTAGAATAGGAAAGGTAGAATTTtcctaataaaaattgaaattcaGTGCTTGAATTGGAAGAAGTGGGGCATGGGTATTACTTTGTTCATTCTTCAGAACATTGGAAATAGCTGTGATAAAAAGACGACTACTGTGACTGTTTAACACTATAAACATGATGATTTTGTTTATATCAGTCAGTCCGAGGGACTGTGATTTAGCTTTTGTATGTCAGCAAAGCCATatttctcaaaatatcaagGGCCTACTTATGTATCATATCATATCGTGAAAAAACATATTTCACTAATGCAAGCTATGATTTGTTGTGAATATGACATGTTTAATTTCACTAGGTGTAGGACCTATCATCAATTTTATCATACTGTAGTATTTAGTGGTTATGCTCCTACAGCTGAGGGAGGGGTAAGATGAGCTAAAAGTTTGGCATGGCATATTGAAGGATATTACAGTTAAAAGTCTTGCCTGAATTTTTTTGTTGAAGTTCCTCTGGTTTCTCTTGCTACGATATCTCTcaattctctcttttttctCTTCAGGACTGTAGCGAACTGCCTTTGCCATACCTTCAATAATAATGCTCGTACTTTCATTTGCCAATGGACTTCCTACCGGATGCTGATGGTGGTGGCGTAATGTTCTGATTCCCTGTCACGAGATTGATCAGCCATGTAAGCTGGAAGGAATTAATTTTGTGTATGTTTTTATCTTTCATCTTTTTATTTACAGTGTGAATGCTTTGAAGAAATACCTGATCCAAATCACCTGTACTAAAGACCCGTCTCACTGGGCCGATATCCAGGTCATGAAGTCCAGTGGGGGGTGAAATGGGCAGATGAAACCCGTTTCTATGAAGGGAGTGGCTACTGAGGCTGCGCTGCATAAAATTAGTGGAAGTAGTAGTATTTGGTGGGTGACTACTAGTACAGCTTAGAGGTGAACTTGGTGAGGCTATGTAGCTACTACTAGTGCACGCACTCCCGGTACTTGTATTCCCATTGGCATTTGCTAGGATGAACGCTTCGTTAATTGAGTTGAAATCGCCTGCAAGAGACTGGACTAATAGAGGTGATAAACTGGAAGGATAATTTGGGTTGATAAAATCAGTGGAATCTTCATAATAAGAGTTGTTATTTTGAGTATACATAGTTACTTGGTCAGTGTAGTATTTTTGAGAAAatcttcaaaattcaattgaatTATGACTCAATATACTTTCTTCTCTTTGCCAATTTATTTATATGTGAATGTTATTAGGGGCTTTCTCTAATACAAAAGCGTTGACTCATTACCTACACTTTTGTCTCTCTAGTACCAGTGGCAGTGTACCACTACCTCCTCAACTCCCCACCCAAAAAGTAATTACCATCCTTTTCATTAATATATGTTAATCATACCTTAAAACATCAAGGGATATCAATCTCATGTAAAGTCTAATCAGGCATttaggtacttttttttttcttttttttttctaattttccaACTATCGAAGTTGTGCTATATTCATGGAATTTTcgcttatctaaacttattattGTACATTTGAGTTTGTAAGGCTTTTTTTTGAGGGTATAATTTGAAAGACATTAATTTTCATATACTTGATTAAACTAAACTTATTTTCTATAATAAGTGAAAATGAAGTGAACAGACCATTTCCTAAAATATCAAATAAAGGTTAATTTTGGTTATTATAAAAAGTATCATGTAACTGAGCTCCAACCAGTCAATCTCCTTGATTGGCAAGTAAACATATCAAGGGGTATTTTCgtaaataaattatcaaaatatacAATTTACATATTTAAGTGTACAATatctttttatattaaaattattttcttttatttttaatttttttaaatatcaaataTGTTGTACATTGCAATTTCTAGATTGTATATTTGcttattgtaaatttgtaattacgaaaatgccacttGATATGTCAATCAAAGggattgttttgaaatttctcTCATGTAACTATATACAATAATGAATTCAAATTCCCAAAAATCATATTATGTCTTATTATCTCAAACATTAGTGAAATGTCCTCTATTTCTCCCTATAAAAACATAATTGTTCACATATTAAACCCTCGATGAGTTAAATACTTGTGTAAAAAATAATGTGTAAAGATAATGTAAATTGATTGTTCTTTgaaaaaaataagagttacaagAGCTTATGTATCCCTACTCCCTAGGTTTGCTGAGTTTGTAACAGGTTTATTGTTACTTCCTTTTTCCCTTATAAGCGATTGTTTCATCACACTTTTTTCACTTAATAGAAATTGTACTGAGAGGGTAAGCGAGCTTGTATTTTTTTAGTGTGTGAGGTGGTAAATACAGAGTAAAGTAGAAAGGTATAATGGAGACTATATTAAGTTATTAACAAAGGTGTTGATCCGGCAATATTTAAGGACAAATgaagtactacctccgttccttaatattctttacgcttactatttgtacggactccaatgcaatattcaacgacttatatatccatttccgtatgtgaaaaaaaatataaaaatttgatattttgaaaatacataacgagaccaatctaacaagatcttgcATAATAGCATTTTGATGTATacaattgtgaatagtgttaAATTTCTAAATTGGAACATAATTATGGAACGAACGGAATATATTTTACCATCTTATCCCCTTTCCCCGCCATCATTACACATTACAATCATTTCTCTTTTACTTtaacaactactccctccgtcccggaatacttgacctgttttccttatcgggccgtcccttaatacttgacctgtttctaaaaacggaaatattataacaatattatattatttctcactccacccctattaacccacctaccccctaatccatacaaaaaataactaaaaattcaacccctactctcccccaaccccacctcttaacccacctcccactaactacatttaaataataccccactatcaactactacctattaaattaaataagtcaattcaagtcccttaaactctgtgtcggtcaaaccgggtcgagtattccggcggagggagtacttcgtaTAAAGTATTACTCGCTCCGTATTTAAATtggagatacacttggccggacacgggtattaaggaAGAATAgtttaatgaaataaaataataaagcaaatgggtttgggggtaaatattttaatcaagtaaAATAGTGAGTACCATTAAATTTTGGAGAGGTGTGGGGTGGGTTAATAGGAAAGTAATTGTTTAACGTGGTAGTGGGGTTGGAATATTATTTAATgagatggtggggttgaaaagttactaaaaattgTAAGTGTATTTCCTATTTAAATACGGCCGAAATGGTAAGTGTATTTCCTATTTAAATAAGGAGGGAGTATACCCATTAGAGCATGTACTTTGATTTTGAGTTCTCCGACTATCTCTTCATTCTCTCTCTATCACTATCTCTCTACAATATACTTTCAAAAAGACACCCAATATTGgtggctttttcaaaaattcTCCAATCACTTTTTCACTAGTGTGGTCcggtatcatttttttttaatcaaccTAATTTGATATCTACCGGATAATGTTACAATATTTATTGAAGATTATTAAGAAGCTAATTAATTGTGTTTTCCTAAAACAAATATTAGTTGTGATGATTAAATTTTAAGTTATAAGAAAAATACAATTACTTTTGTTGAGTGTTTTTTCTCACTTAAATATACATACTTCCTTCGTTTTTTAAAgaagagggaggagagagaaggaagagggaggagagagaagaaagaggaaCGGCTGGGAGGAGAAAGGGGGGGGGGAGGTTAAGGTTTCCCTGTTTATATATGGGCTAGGTTTAATTGGGAGAAAGCCCAAAGTGGTTGGTAAATCTtagtttcaaaaataaaaaatacccaAGCGGTTAGTAAACATAGAAATACAGTCGGTAATTTACCGACTAACCATAAAACGGTCGATAATTTGCCTACTATTCTAAAAACGATCGGTAATTACCGACTACATTTAAAACGGTCTGTAAATAATTTGTTTGCCACTACTTCTATAGTGGTCGGTAACTAATTTGTTTGCGACTACTTTCGAGGAGACACCGCCGTTATGGCTTGGGCTGGGAAACACTCCCCAAGGCCTTCAACCTCCTTTTCAGCAGGGCCTCCGCGGATGGGGCCTTACCAGATCATGTCGACGGACCAGTCCCTGCAAGATGATGTAGCACAGACGACTTAGTCTCGTCATAACAATATGTAATCATTTCTTACGGGATATGAACCCAACTTGTAACTAATATTAACCCGTTTACATGTTGAAGTCGACATGTTTGCAGGTTCAGAATGTTCTTCTTCTTGCGACAATTCTTCGCGTTCAAACATCGTCCCGCAGAAAGATCTATCCTTGAGAGGTACCCAGAGAATGATGGCGGTCTTCTCAACAGCTTGGGCACCAACCCCAACCGTGTCGAAGGACGCCCCTACAAAACCAAAAAAGTGAGAAAGAGTGAATAAGCAAGCATCCCAAaacacaaaataaacaaaaataccTCTGGCTATCCATTCCCCAGTTAGGAAGTTAGAGTCGGGCCCCAAACTAGCAACTCGACAAAGAAAAATCGGCCCATCCACCCTCTGTTGTTTGACTGATCCGAACCCAGCAAAGCCTCCCTATCATCCTTCACATGCAACAAGTACCTACCGGCGCCGTAGTTTCCGACCTTGTAGGTGTACACCAGGTCCTCCACTCGGAACTCCATCCCTAATTTATCTGCCAGGTGGTAAGGTGCATGACTCGCCAAACATGCGGCATCAACTGCGCCGGCGACACTCCTAGGGTTTTCAGAACACCCCTCACCAGCGGCGTAAATGGGTAGGTGTACCCAATTTTGAAGGGGTACTCATAAAAACAGACCCAGTCGTCCGATGTCCAATCGGCCCGCTCATCGGGCAACGATAGGCGAATTACCACCGACGGTGGAAAGCCGCAGTCAGCCTTGAGCGCCGCCGCGTCCTGGCTCCCCCAGGTGGTCGCTCAAGCATTCTTTTTGTCCAAGATGTTGCTCGGACTGAACAAAGGCCCTTCATCCAGATCGCACTCAATTACGACTTTCTTGTTCTTCACACGGGCTGATTTGGTTCCCATTCTCTGCGACATGGGGGATGGAAAACCAGAAAGGAAGAAGGGGAAAGGACAGTTACCTGAATTCTGGAAAGAGGGAGACTTCGAGATTTTTGCAGTTGAGAGAAGAGAGATAAAGAGGAAGCGTGAAGAAGTGGGAGTAGAAGTGACATATTTGTTGAAGTAGATGGCGGTttgcttctcgagaaatcatcattACAAGAGCATCAGTCATTAGGAGAGCAGGAGGttatttcctccattttttCCGAAAATGAAAACCCATTTCTcctttgaacttcccgg
This Spinacia oleracea cultivar Varoflay chromosome 6, BTI_SOV_V1, whole genome shotgun sequence DNA region includes the following protein-coding sequences:
- the LOC130462477 gene encoding zinc finger protein CONSTANS-LIKE 2-like translates to MYTQNNNSYYEDSTDFINPNYPSSLSPLLVQSLAGDFNSINEAFILANANGNTSTGSACTSSSYIASPSSPLSCTSSHPPNTTTSTNFMQRSLSSHSLHRNGFHLPISPPTGLHDLDIGPVRRVFSTGDLDQGIRTLRHHHQHPVGSPLANESTSIIIEGMAKAVRYSPEEKKERIERYRSKRNQRNFNKKIQYACRKTLADSRPRIRGRFARNDEIEHPTNFPDLQWNQMTGEEDDEDEGQWIHLLNSISSNLVP